The Micromonospora sp. WMMD961 genome has a segment encoding these proteins:
- a CDS encoding choice-of-anchor M domain-containing protein yields the protein MNVMRTRNRLFAGLLLAGALLVGTGAPAAAAPVVLSSGHVDVIDVDYAAGALTVNVLDGTGTGSVERNPADVLFRVPNTGKITVPGGSAWSFLGTGGQAWVLPQSSTAGLLWAGWNTTEVPSGIFQNNRVTFKLTGVSGPAGFSIYTVSGGTPTVLFDSGNGLPDSLNVKYNTHAHANWGFDAAGTYAVTFEVTGKLASTGATVSSGAKTFTFDVLS from the coding sequence GTGAACGTGATGCGTACCCGCAACCGGCTCTTCGCCGGTCTCCTCCTGGCCGGCGCACTGCTCGTCGGCACCGGCGCGCCCGCCGCCGCGGCACCCGTGGTGCTCTCCAGTGGTCATGTCGACGTGATCGACGTCGACTACGCCGCCGGTGCGCTCACCGTCAACGTCCTGGACGGCACCGGCACCGGCAGCGTCGAACGCAACCCCGCCGACGTGCTCTTCCGGGTGCCGAACACCGGCAAGATCACCGTGCCCGGTGGCTCGGCCTGGTCCTTCCTCGGCACCGGCGGTCAGGCGTGGGTCCTGCCGCAGTCCAGCACCGCCGGACTTCTCTGGGCCGGGTGGAACACCACCGAGGTGCCCAGTGGCATCTTCCAGAACAACCGGGTCACCTTCAAGCTCACCGGCGTCTCCGGCCCCGCGGGCTTCAGTATCTACACCGTCTCGGGTGGCACCCCCACCGTGCTCTTCGACAGCGGGAACGGCCTGCCCGACAGCCTCAACGTCAAATACAACACCCACGCCCACGCCAACTGGGGCTTCGACGCCGCCGGCACCTATGCCGTCACCTTCGAGGTCACCGGCAAGCTCGCCTCCACCGGCGCCACCGTCAGCTCAGGCGCCAAGACCTTTACCTTCGACGTTCTTTCCTGA
- a CDS encoding GTP-binding protein: MTGPLPVTVLSGFLGAGKTSLLNHVLANRDGLRVAVIVNDMSEVNIDAALVRDGGALSRTEERLVELTNGCICCTLRDDLLDEVARLARLGRFDYLLIESSGISEPMPVAATFAFGVEDGQVLGDLARLDTTVTVVDAAGLLARIEAGETLEARGLAAYEGDDRNISDLLVDQIEFSDVLVVNKTDLVASEDLAVVEALLTRLNPAARQVRAVHGRVAPAEILHTGRFDLERAETAPGWVAELNGGHVPETEEYGISSIVFRDHRPLHPQRLWDLLAGGLDVFGVVRSKGFLWLASRPDVQALWSQAGPVGRCDPVGVPVVVSGEWPEDPDERIELESRWHPVFGDRQQELVLIGIHLDGQGLRAALGACLLTDAEVAAGEDAWRSLPDPFPEWDLSDLHEHDRVDPVQV; this comes from the coding sequence GTGATCGTCAATGACATGAGCGAGGTCAATATTGACGCCGCGTTGGTGCGTGACGGCGGGGCGTTGTCGCGGACGGAGGAGCGGCTGGTCGAGCTGACAAACGGCTGTATCTGCTGCACGTTGCGCGATGACCTGCTCGACGAGGTGGCCCGGTTGGCTCGGCTGGGTCGCTTCGATTATCTGCTGATCGAGTCCAGTGGCATCTCCGAGCCGATGCCGGTGGCCGCGACCTTCGCCTTCGGCGTGGAGGACGGGCAGGTCCTCGGTGACCTGGCCCGGTTGGACACCACGGTGACGGTCGTCGACGCCGCGGGCCTGCTGGCCCGCATCGAGGCGGGGGAGACCCTCGAGGCGCGTGGGTTGGCCGCCTACGAGGGAGACGACCGGAACATCTCCGACCTGCTGGTCGACCAGATCGAGTTCTCTGACGTGCTGGTGGTCAACAAGACCGACCTGGTCGCGTCGGAGGATCTGGCGGTGGTGGAGGCGCTGCTGACCCGCCTGAATCCGGCCGCCCGACAGGTCCGGGCTGTGCACGGCCGGGTAGCCCCGGCGGAGATCCTGCACACGGGCCGCTTCGACCTGGAGCGCGCGGAGACGGCGCCCGGTTGGGTCGCCGAGCTCAATGGCGGGCACGTGCCGGAGACCGAGGAGTACGGAATCTCGAGCATCGTTTTCCGCGACCACCGGCCTCTGCACCCGCAGCGACTGTGGGATCTGCTGGCCGGCGGGCTGGATGTGTTCGGTGTGGTGCGGTCGAAGGGCTTCCTGTGGCTGGCCAGCCGCCCGGACGTGCAGGCACTGTGGTCGCAGGCCGGTCCTGTGGGCCGGTGCGATCCGGTCGGCGTGCCGGTGGTGGTGTCCGGGGAGTGGCCCGAGGATCCCGACGAGCGGATCGAGCTGGAGTCTCGCTGGCATCCGGTCTTCGGGGATCGGCAGCAGGAACTCGTCCTCATCGGTATCCACCTGGACGGTCAGGGACTGCGGGCCGCCCTGGGCGCCTGCCTGCTCACCGACGCCGAGGTCGCCGCCGGCGAGGATGCCTGGCGGTCGCTGCCCGACCCGTTCCCCGAGTGGGACCTGAGCGACCTGCACGAACACGACCGTGTCGACCCGGTTCAGGTCTGA
- a CDS encoding choice-of-anchor M domain-containing protein encodes MRSTIRHLLASGVLGVALVATALPAHAATSPAVVFDSGHLDLVDVAYEAGALEVGVHDEDNDIEYGADEVKLIVKRQAKVTVPADPAFAFLGTPGVSKVWILPQIQNSNLIWPGIAAEEIEAGVFASDALTLSVQSVSGPGQLAIYTENAVGQPTILADSGDGLPDAITVTAGDHSHANWAFDKAGTYYVTVRATGTLAATGQQVTSDPATFRFVVRA; translated from the coding sequence GTGCGTAGCACCATCCGTCATCTGCTGGCGTCGGGTGTCCTGGGCGTGGCTCTGGTCGCCACGGCCCTGCCCGCCCATGCCGCCACCTCGCCTGCCGTGGTGTTCGACAGCGGTCATCTCGACCTCGTCGACGTGGCCTACGAGGCCGGCGCGCTGGAGGTCGGCGTCCATGACGAGGACAACGACATCGAGTACGGCGCCGACGAGGTCAAGCTGATCGTGAAGCGCCAAGCCAAGGTCACCGTCCCTGCCGACCCCGCTTTCGCCTTCCTCGGCACCCCGGGCGTGTCCAAGGTGTGGATCCTGCCGCAGATCCAGAACTCCAACCTGATCTGGCCGGGCATCGCCGCCGAGGAGATCGAAGCCGGAGTCTTCGCCAGCGACGCACTGACGCTGTCCGTGCAGTCGGTGAGCGGCCCCGGCCAGCTCGCGATCTACACCGAGAACGCCGTGGGTCAGCCAACCATCCTGGCGGACAGCGGCGACGGCCTCCCGGACGCCATCACGGTGACCGCCGGTGACCACTCGCACGCCAACTGGGCGTTCGACAAGGCGGGCACCTACTACGTGACGGTGCGCGCCACCGGCACCCTGGCCGCCACCGGTCAGCAGGTCACCTCCGACCCCGCCACGTTCCGCTTCGTGGTCAGGGCGTGA